In Longimicrobiales bacterium, the following are encoded in one genomic region:
- a CDS encoding pyridoxal-phosphate dependent enzyme — MPETTSAIPLFERAPALARSVPYCPIGTYPSRVERVELEDAGERIPILVKRDDIAAGGYAGNKVRKLEFILADARARGITRLITAGATGSHHAFATAYHGRRAGFDVSLVLFPQSLTPHVRQMLLLDTAVGAELLWATRMEMVPFGLWRARFAHRREAVCTIPPGGSSDIGTFGYVNGALELAAQIEAGSAPRPSSIHVAAGTLGTLAGIGIGAAWAGLDIPIVGTRITVRLLTNERTLAALVNATLSRLRSAGATGLPEAAAVLSRITLQHDQIGAGYGRSTAAGSHATDVFAAAGLDLDTTYTAKAAAGLLAHTKAAAAAASASVRQGASVPLFWHTLSAVEPHGIADHLTPADLPAQFKRYVDSG, encoded by the coding sequence ATGCCCGAAACGACCTCCGCCATTCCGCTGTTCGAGCGCGCCCCGGCGCTGGCCCGTAGCGTGCCCTACTGCCCGATCGGTACATACCCGAGTCGGGTGGAGCGCGTGGAACTGGAGGATGCCGGCGAACGCATCCCGATCCTCGTCAAGCGCGACGATATCGCCGCCGGCGGCTACGCGGGGAACAAGGTGCGCAAGCTGGAGTTCATCCTGGCCGACGCTCGCGCGCGCGGCATCACCCGCCTGATAACGGCGGGCGCAACAGGTTCGCACCACGCCTTTGCCACCGCGTACCACGGACGGCGTGCCGGATTCGACGTTTCGCTCGTTCTGTTCCCGCAGTCGCTGACGCCGCACGTGCGGCAGATGCTGCTGCTGGACACGGCAGTGGGCGCTGAGCTGCTGTGGGCGACCCGGATGGAGATGGTGCCGTTCGGTCTGTGGCGCGCACGGTTCGCGCATCGGCGTGAGGCGGTGTGCACGATACCGCCCGGCGGCTCCAGCGACATTGGAACGTTCGGATACGTCAACGGTGCGCTGGAGCTGGCCGCGCAGATCGAGGCGGGATCCGCGCCGCGGCCGTCGAGCATTCACGTCGCTGCCGGCACGCTCGGCACGCTCGCCGGCATCGGCATCGGTGCGGCCTGGGCGGGTCTGGATATCCCGATCGTGGGCACCCGGATCACCGTGCGCCTGCTTACGAACGAGAGAACCCTGGCAGCGCTCGTCAATGCGACGCTCTCACGGTTGCGGTCTGCCGGTGCGACCGGACTGCCGGAGGCCGCAGCAGTCCTGTCACGCATCACTCTGCAGCACGACCAGATCGGGGCAGGGTACGGCAGGTCCACGGCGGCCGGGTCGCATGCGACGGACGTATTCGCGGCCGCTGGCCTGGATCTCGATACCACATACACGGCCAAGGCCGCAGCGGGCCTGCTCGCGCACACGAAGGCGGCCGCAGCGGCCGCGAGCGCCTCCGTGCGGCAGGGCGCATCCGTGCCGCTCTTCTGGCACACGCTCAGCGCCGTCGAGCCTCATGGCATTGCAGATCATCTCACGCCGGCCGATCTGCCGGCGCAGTTCAAGCGCTACGTGGACAGCGGCTGA
- a CDS encoding TrmJ/YjtD family RNA methyltransferase, with amino-acid sequence MDSEEQTKSHGQRFVVVLNRTQDVVNIATSLRAMMNTGLTRLRLVQPDDFSAYRIAGIAHGSEPLIERIEFFDTLDEATADASLVLGTTARRRTATYLWSHPREAAPDLLTWDAAPDRPVAIVFGREDTGLLNEELDRCDRLLVVPTSEINSSLNLSQAVLLIGYELMLAAAPADRALPRPRRDTSAASTLQLRALFEQSEAALAAIDFFKGKNPDAIMRTLRAVLRRAQLTAREATLLRAMGIETQKRLGSAPVMDSLMRAGNNRDAGLRDSDGDEISDEAAG; translated from the coding sequence ATGGATTCCGAAGAACAGACGAAGTCCCACGGTCAACGGTTTGTCGTCGTGCTGAACCGCACGCAGGATGTCGTGAACATTGCGACGTCCCTGCGCGCGATGATGAACACCGGCCTGACGCGCCTGCGGCTCGTGCAGCCGGATGACTTCAGTGCCTACAGGATTGCGGGCATAGCGCATGGCTCGGAGCCGCTGATCGAGCGGATCGAGTTCTTCGACACACTGGACGAAGCGACTGCGGACGCATCGCTCGTACTGGGCACGACAGCGCGTCGTCGCACGGCGACCTATCTGTGGAGTCATCCGCGGGAGGCGGCTCCCGACCTGCTGACCTGGGATGCAGCGCCCGACCGGCCGGTGGCGATCGTGTTCGGCCGGGAGGACACGGGACTGCTGAACGAGGAGCTTGACCGGTGTGACCGCCTGCTGGTCGTGCCGACGAGCGAGATCAACTCCTCATTGAACCTATCGCAGGCCGTACTGCTGATCGGCTACGAGTTGATGCTCGCCGCTGCGCCGGCTGATCGCGCACTGCCGCGGCCGCGCCGCGACACCAGCGCCGCCAGCACGCTCCAGCTGCGCGCACTCTTCGAGCAGAGCGAAGCGGCACTCGCGGCGATCGATTTCTTCAAGGGGAAGAATCCGGACGCCATCATGCGCACACTGCGTGCAGTGCTGCGCCGTGCGCAGCTGACGGCGCGCGAGGCGACGCTGCTGCGGGCAATGGGAATCGAGACGCAGAAGCGGCTCGGTAGTGCACCCGTCATGGACTCCCTGATGCGTGCGGGGAACAATCGGGACGCGGGACTGCGCGACAGTGACGGTGATGAGATTTCCGATGAGGCTGCGGGGTAG